A window of the Lactuca sativa cultivar Salinas chromosome 7, Lsat_Salinas_v11, whole genome shotgun sequence genome harbors these coding sequences:
- the LOC111883927 gene encoding probable ADP-ribosylation factor GTPase-activating protein AGD14 isoform X2, giving the protein MGSRLKEDERNERTIRNLLKLPENRRCINCNSLGPQYVCTSFWTFICTTCSGIHREFTHRVKSVSMAKFTTQEVSALQGGGNASAKEIYFKEWDAQRQSFPDSSNVERLRDFIKHVYVDRRYSGERSFDKPPRAKMGETTEDTYQGGSRSPPYENERRYSDRPSPGGRSDTSSRNSYDERRSPEYNNQSQDFKKSSPARSDVVNDWRREDRFSKTPDIGRSPDRQKDISSPPLVRPVREILGESVSPLRVIEPPPKTNGGSTSLQPQRTASSSSLASSNGNPPVTELRRESSLIDFDTDDPQPTPSVASVPQTHQIPPSAVPVSLNDNWANFDSTPTPVVTKPMPSSQAPSSGANLLDMLSELSVPASGNNPQMSLFDTSPPPPAAVAPPSAFAPGGGPAAPTPPLFDAFGNSGGGPQWQNVQPQQNVMQPPALFNQAPTPSVDSQVTSKPAAKQELPADLFTSSYSPFGGQGQGAQGWYPAPQYGMGFNMQYNVPMQQQQHMPPAFGQPPRSANPFDVNESAPTMFPSMAPLQNALPNMGPPPSGIQQAWMPNQPPHPLATPPYGSSMPSGPFMGQPPPNIPSQPQSQSRGQVGNFGYDLTSLGSMNNPNQQQQSGLYTQTTTPTPNTFSSNPFG; this is encoded by the exons ATGGGAAGTCGGCTGAAGGAGGATGAGAGGAATGAGAGAACTATACGGAATCTATTGAAACTTCCTGAGAATCGGAGGTGTATTAACTGCAATAGTCTG ggacctcaatatgTGTGCACAAGCTTCTGGACATTTATTTGCACAACTTGCAGTGGCATACA CCGTGAGTTCACTCACAGGGTAAAATCTGTGTCAATGGCCAAATTTACTACTCAAGAAGTTAGTGCTCTTCAAGGAGGAGGAAATGCG AGTGCCAAGGAAATATATTTCAAAGAATGGGATGCTCAACGACAATCCTTCCCCGATAGCAG TAATGTTGAGAGACTTCGGGACTTTATCAAACATGTTTATGTGGATAGAAGATACTCGGGTGAGAGAAGCTTTGACAAGCCTCCTAGAGCAAAAATG GGGGAAACAACAGAAGACACGTACCAAGGTGGATCGAGAAGCCCGCCGTATGAAAATGAGCGGCGTTACAGCGACCGCCCTAGTCCCGGTGGAAGAAGCGACACGAGCTCCAGAAACAGTTATGATGAAAGACGCAGTCCGGAATACAACAACCAAAGCCAAGATTTCAAAAAAAGTAGCCCTGCGCGTAGTGATGTTGTGAATGACTGGCGTCGAGAAGATAGATTTTCAAAAACTCCAGACATAGGCCGCTCCCCTGATCGCCAAAAAGACATTTCTAGCCCTCCGTTAGTTAGACCTGTTAGAGAGATACTCGGAGAAAGTGTCTCCCCTTTAAGAGTCATTGAACCTCCTCCCAAAACCAATGGTGGTTCAACTTCTTTACAACCACAGAGAACTGCGTCTTCTAGTAGCTTGGCGTCTTCTAATGGGAATCCTCCTGTAACTGAACTAAGAAGAGAAAGTTCCTTGATTGATTTTGATACTGATGATCCTCAACCTACTCCTTCAGTTGCTTCGGTCCCACAAACACACCAAATTCCCCCTTCTGCTGTTCCTGTTTCGTTAAATGACAATTGGGCAAACTTTGATTCAACTCCAACTCCAGTGGTAACAAAGCCGATGCCTTCTTCTCAAGCTCCTTCAAGTGGTGCTAACTTGCTTGACATGCTTTCTGAGTTATCAGTTCCTGCATCTGGTAACAACCCACAAATGTCACTTTTTGACACAAGTCCTCCTCCTCCTGCTGCTGTTGCACCACCATCGGCGTTTGCCCCTGGCGGTGGTCCAGCGGCACCAACACCACCACTGTTTGATGCGTTTGGGAACTCTGGTGGTGGACCACAGTGGCAAAATGTGCAGCCTCAGCAAAACGTTATGCAGCCTCCTGCATTGTTTAATCAGGCTCCAACTCCAAGTGTAGATTCTCAAGTTACATCTAAACCTGCTGCTAAACAAGAATTACCTGCG GATTTATTTACTTCAAGTTACTCACCTTTTGGTGGACAGGGACAGGGTGCTCAAGGGTGGTACCCTGCTCCACAATATGGGATGGGATTCAACATGCAATATAATGTTCCAATG cagcagcagcagcacaTGCCACCAGCATTTGGGCAGCCGCCAAGATCAGCAAATCCATTTGATGTGAATGAATCAGCTCCAACA ATGTTCCCTTCAATGGCTCCATTGCAAAATGCGTTACCAAACATGGGACCTCCTCCATCAGGCATACAGCAAGCATGGATGCCCAATCAACCTCCTCATCCTTTAGCAACGCCACCATATGGATCATCAATGCCTTCTG GCCCATTCATGGGACAACCACCTCCAAACATCCCGTCTCAACCTCAATCTCAATCCag GGGGCAAGTAGGAAATTTTGGATACGACCTCACTTCTTTGGGTTCCATGAATAATCCCAATCAACAACAACAAAGTGGATTATACACacaaacaacaacaccaacaccaaACACCTTCTCTTCTAACCCATTTGGATGA
- the LOC111883927 gene encoding probable ADP-ribosylation factor GTPase-activating protein AGD14 isoform X3 yields the protein MGSRLKEDERNERTIRNLLKLPENRRCINCNSLGPQYVCTSFWTFICTTCSGIHREFTHRVKSVSMAKFTTQEVSALQGGGNASAKEIYFKEWDAQRQSFPDSSNVERLRDFIKHVYVDRRYSGERSFDKPPRAKMGETTEDTYQGGSRSPPYENERRYSDRPSPGGRSDTSSRNSYDERRSPEYNNQSQDFKKSSPARSDVVNDWRREDRFSKTPDIGRSPDRQKDISSPPLVRPVREILGESVSPLRVIEPPPKTNGGSTSLQPQRTASSSSLASSNGNPPVTELRRESSLIDFDTDDPQPTPSVASVPQTHQIPPSAVPVSLNDNWANFDSTPTPVVTKPMPSSQAPSSGANLLDMLSELSVPASGNNPQMSLFDTSPPPPAAVAPPSAFAPGGGPAAPTPPLFDAFGNSGGGPQWQNVQPQQNVMQPPALFNQAPTPSVDSQVTSKPAAKQELPADLFTSSYSPFGGQGQGAQGWYPAPQYGMGFNMQYNVPMQQQQQHMPPAFGQPPRSANPFDVNESAPTMFPSMAPLQNALPNMGPPPSGIQQAWMPNQPPHPLATPPYGSSMPSGPFMGQPPPNIPSQPQSRGQVGNFGYDLTSLGSMNNPNQQQQSGLYTQTTTPTPNTFSSNPFG from the exons ATGGGAAGTCGGCTGAAGGAGGATGAGAGGAATGAGAGAACTATACGGAATCTATTGAAACTTCCTGAGAATCGGAGGTGTATTAACTGCAATAGTCTG ggacctcaatatgTGTGCACAAGCTTCTGGACATTTATTTGCACAACTTGCAGTGGCATACA CCGTGAGTTCACTCACAGGGTAAAATCTGTGTCAATGGCCAAATTTACTACTCAAGAAGTTAGTGCTCTTCAAGGAGGAGGAAATGCG AGTGCCAAGGAAATATATTTCAAAGAATGGGATGCTCAACGACAATCCTTCCCCGATAGCAG TAATGTTGAGAGACTTCGGGACTTTATCAAACATGTTTATGTGGATAGAAGATACTCGGGTGAGAGAAGCTTTGACAAGCCTCCTAGAGCAAAAATG GGGGAAACAACAGAAGACACGTACCAAGGTGGATCGAGAAGCCCGCCGTATGAAAATGAGCGGCGTTACAGCGACCGCCCTAGTCCCGGTGGAAGAAGCGACACGAGCTCCAGAAACAGTTATGATGAAAGACGCAGTCCGGAATACAACAACCAAAGCCAAGATTTCAAAAAAAGTAGCCCTGCGCGTAGTGATGTTGTGAATGACTGGCGTCGAGAAGATAGATTTTCAAAAACTCCAGACATAGGCCGCTCCCCTGATCGCCAAAAAGACATTTCTAGCCCTCCGTTAGTTAGACCTGTTAGAGAGATACTCGGAGAAAGTGTCTCCCCTTTAAGAGTCATTGAACCTCCTCCCAAAACCAATGGTGGTTCAACTTCTTTACAACCACAGAGAACTGCGTCTTCTAGTAGCTTGGCGTCTTCTAATGGGAATCCTCCTGTAACTGAACTAAGAAGAGAAAGTTCCTTGATTGATTTTGATACTGATGATCCTCAACCTACTCCTTCAGTTGCTTCGGTCCCACAAACACACCAAATTCCCCCTTCTGCTGTTCCTGTTTCGTTAAATGACAATTGGGCAAACTTTGATTCAACTCCAACTCCAGTGGTAACAAAGCCGATGCCTTCTTCTCAAGCTCCTTCAAGTGGTGCTAACTTGCTTGACATGCTTTCTGAGTTATCAGTTCCTGCATCTGGTAACAACCCACAAATGTCACTTTTTGACACAAGTCCTCCTCCTCCTGCTGCTGTTGCACCACCATCGGCGTTTGCCCCTGGCGGTGGTCCAGCGGCACCAACACCACCACTGTTTGATGCGTTTGGGAACTCTGGTGGTGGACCACAGTGGCAAAATGTGCAGCCTCAGCAAAACGTTATGCAGCCTCCTGCATTGTTTAATCAGGCTCCAACTCCAAGTGTAGATTCTCAAGTTACATCTAAACCTGCTGCTAAACAAGAATTACCTGCG GATTTATTTACTTCAAGTTACTCACCTTTTGGTGGACAGGGACAGGGTGCTCAAGGGTGGTACCCTGCTCCACAATATGGGATGGGATTCAACATGCAATATAATGTTCCAATG cagcagcagcagcagcacaTGCCACCAGCATTTGGGCAGCCGCCAAGATCAGCAAATCCATTTGATGTGAATGAATCAGCTCCAACA ATGTTCCCTTCAATGGCTCCATTGCAAAATGCGTTACCAAACATGGGACCTCCTCCATCAGGCATACAGCAAGCATGGATGCCCAATCAACCTCCTCATCCTTTAGCAACGCCACCATATGGATCATCAATGCCTTCTG GCCCATTCATGGGACAACCACCTCCAAACATCCCGTCTCAACCTCAATC CAGGGGGCAAGTAGGAAATTTTGGATACGACCTCACTTCTTTGGGTTCCATGAATAATCCCAATCAACAACAACAAAGTGGATTATACACacaaacaacaacaccaacaccaaACACCTTCTCTTCTAACCCATTTGGATGA
- the LOC111883927 gene encoding probable ADP-ribosylation factor GTPase-activating protein AGD14 isoform X1 gives MGSRLKEDERNERTIRNLLKLPENRRCINCNSLGPQYVCTSFWTFICTTCSGIHREFTHRVKSVSMAKFTTQEVSALQGGGNASAKEIYFKEWDAQRQSFPDSSNVERLRDFIKHVYVDRRYSGERSFDKPPRAKMGETTEDTYQGGSRSPPYENERRYSDRPSPGGRSDTSSRNSYDERRSPEYNNQSQDFKKSSPARSDVVNDWRREDRFSKTPDIGRSPDRQKDISSPPLVRPVREILGESVSPLRVIEPPPKTNGGSTSLQPQRTASSSSLASSNGNPPVTELRRESSLIDFDTDDPQPTPSVASVPQTHQIPPSAVPVSLNDNWANFDSTPTPVVTKPMPSSQAPSSGANLLDMLSELSVPASGNNPQMSLFDTSPPPPAAVAPPSAFAPGGGPAAPTPPLFDAFGNSGGGPQWQNVQPQQNVMQPPALFNQAPTPSVDSQVTSKPAAKQELPADLFTSSYSPFGGQGQGAQGWYPAPQYGMGFNMQYNVPMQQQQQHMPPAFGQPPRSANPFDVNESAPTMFPSMAPLQNALPNMGPPPSGIQQAWMPNQPPHPLATPPYGSSMPSGPFMGQPPPNIPSQPQSQSRGQVGNFGYDLTSLGSMNNPNQQQQSGLYTQTTTPTPNTFSSNPFG, from the exons ATGGGAAGTCGGCTGAAGGAGGATGAGAGGAATGAGAGAACTATACGGAATCTATTGAAACTTCCTGAGAATCGGAGGTGTATTAACTGCAATAGTCTG ggacctcaatatgTGTGCACAAGCTTCTGGACATTTATTTGCACAACTTGCAGTGGCATACA CCGTGAGTTCACTCACAGGGTAAAATCTGTGTCAATGGCCAAATTTACTACTCAAGAAGTTAGTGCTCTTCAAGGAGGAGGAAATGCG AGTGCCAAGGAAATATATTTCAAAGAATGGGATGCTCAACGACAATCCTTCCCCGATAGCAG TAATGTTGAGAGACTTCGGGACTTTATCAAACATGTTTATGTGGATAGAAGATACTCGGGTGAGAGAAGCTTTGACAAGCCTCCTAGAGCAAAAATG GGGGAAACAACAGAAGACACGTACCAAGGTGGATCGAGAAGCCCGCCGTATGAAAATGAGCGGCGTTACAGCGACCGCCCTAGTCCCGGTGGAAGAAGCGACACGAGCTCCAGAAACAGTTATGATGAAAGACGCAGTCCGGAATACAACAACCAAAGCCAAGATTTCAAAAAAAGTAGCCCTGCGCGTAGTGATGTTGTGAATGACTGGCGTCGAGAAGATAGATTTTCAAAAACTCCAGACATAGGCCGCTCCCCTGATCGCCAAAAAGACATTTCTAGCCCTCCGTTAGTTAGACCTGTTAGAGAGATACTCGGAGAAAGTGTCTCCCCTTTAAGAGTCATTGAACCTCCTCCCAAAACCAATGGTGGTTCAACTTCTTTACAACCACAGAGAACTGCGTCTTCTAGTAGCTTGGCGTCTTCTAATGGGAATCCTCCTGTAACTGAACTAAGAAGAGAAAGTTCCTTGATTGATTTTGATACTGATGATCCTCAACCTACTCCTTCAGTTGCTTCGGTCCCACAAACACACCAAATTCCCCCTTCTGCTGTTCCTGTTTCGTTAAATGACAATTGGGCAAACTTTGATTCAACTCCAACTCCAGTGGTAACAAAGCCGATGCCTTCTTCTCAAGCTCCTTCAAGTGGTGCTAACTTGCTTGACATGCTTTCTGAGTTATCAGTTCCTGCATCTGGTAACAACCCACAAATGTCACTTTTTGACACAAGTCCTCCTCCTCCTGCTGCTGTTGCACCACCATCGGCGTTTGCCCCTGGCGGTGGTCCAGCGGCACCAACACCACCACTGTTTGATGCGTTTGGGAACTCTGGTGGTGGACCACAGTGGCAAAATGTGCAGCCTCAGCAAAACGTTATGCAGCCTCCTGCATTGTTTAATCAGGCTCCAACTCCAAGTGTAGATTCTCAAGTTACATCTAAACCTGCTGCTAAACAAGAATTACCTGCG GATTTATTTACTTCAAGTTACTCACCTTTTGGTGGACAGGGACAGGGTGCTCAAGGGTGGTACCCTGCTCCACAATATGGGATGGGATTCAACATGCAATATAATGTTCCAATG cagcagcagcagcagcacaTGCCACCAGCATTTGGGCAGCCGCCAAGATCAGCAAATCCATTTGATGTGAATGAATCAGCTCCAACA ATGTTCCCTTCAATGGCTCCATTGCAAAATGCGTTACCAAACATGGGACCTCCTCCATCAGGCATACAGCAAGCATGGATGCCCAATCAACCTCCTCATCCTTTAGCAACGCCACCATATGGATCATCAATGCCTTCTG GCCCATTCATGGGACAACCACCTCCAAACATCCCGTCTCAACCTCAATCTCAATCCag GGGGCAAGTAGGAAATTTTGGATACGACCTCACTTCTTTGGGTTCCATGAATAATCCCAATCAACAACAACAAAGTGGATTATACACacaaacaacaacaccaacaccaaACACCTTCTCTTCTAACCCATTTGGATGA
- the LOC111883927 gene encoding probable ADP-ribosylation factor GTPase-activating protein AGD14 isoform X4, which produces MGSRLKEDERNERTIRNLLKLPENRRCINCNSLGPQYVCTSFWTFICTTCSGIHREFTHRVKSVSMAKFTTQEVSALQGGGNASAKEIYFKEWDAQRQSFPDSSNVERLRDFIKHVYVDRRYSGERSFDKPPRAKMGETTEDTYQGGSRSPPYENERRYSDRPSPGGRSDTSSRNSYDERRSPEYNNQSQDFKKSSPARSDVVNDWRREDRFSKTPDIGRSPDRQKDISSPPLVRPVREILGESVSPLRVIEPPPKTNGGSTSLQPQRTASSSSLASSNGNPPVTELRRESSLIDFDTDDPQPTPSVASVPQTHQIPPSAVPVSLNDNWANFDSTPTPVVTKPMPSSQAPSSGANLLDMLSELSVPASGNNPQMSLFDTSPPPPAAVAPPSAFAPGGGPAAPTPPLFDAFGNSGGGPQWQNVQPQQNVMQPPALFNQAPTPSVDSQVTSKPAAKQELPADLFTSSYSPFGGQGQGAQGWYPAPQYGMGFNMQYNVPMQQQHMPPAFGQPPRSANPFDVNESAPTMFPSMAPLQNALPNMGPPPSGIQQAWMPNQPPHPLATPPYGSSMPSGPFMGQPPPNIPSQPQSQSRGQVGNFGYDLTSLGSMNNPNQQQQSGLYTQTTTPTPNTFSSNPFG; this is translated from the exons ATGGGAAGTCGGCTGAAGGAGGATGAGAGGAATGAGAGAACTATACGGAATCTATTGAAACTTCCTGAGAATCGGAGGTGTATTAACTGCAATAGTCTG ggacctcaatatgTGTGCACAAGCTTCTGGACATTTATTTGCACAACTTGCAGTGGCATACA CCGTGAGTTCACTCACAGGGTAAAATCTGTGTCAATGGCCAAATTTACTACTCAAGAAGTTAGTGCTCTTCAAGGAGGAGGAAATGCG AGTGCCAAGGAAATATATTTCAAAGAATGGGATGCTCAACGACAATCCTTCCCCGATAGCAG TAATGTTGAGAGACTTCGGGACTTTATCAAACATGTTTATGTGGATAGAAGATACTCGGGTGAGAGAAGCTTTGACAAGCCTCCTAGAGCAAAAATG GGGGAAACAACAGAAGACACGTACCAAGGTGGATCGAGAAGCCCGCCGTATGAAAATGAGCGGCGTTACAGCGACCGCCCTAGTCCCGGTGGAAGAAGCGACACGAGCTCCAGAAACAGTTATGATGAAAGACGCAGTCCGGAATACAACAACCAAAGCCAAGATTTCAAAAAAAGTAGCCCTGCGCGTAGTGATGTTGTGAATGACTGGCGTCGAGAAGATAGATTTTCAAAAACTCCAGACATAGGCCGCTCCCCTGATCGCCAAAAAGACATTTCTAGCCCTCCGTTAGTTAGACCTGTTAGAGAGATACTCGGAGAAAGTGTCTCCCCTTTAAGAGTCATTGAACCTCCTCCCAAAACCAATGGTGGTTCAACTTCTTTACAACCACAGAGAACTGCGTCTTCTAGTAGCTTGGCGTCTTCTAATGGGAATCCTCCTGTAACTGAACTAAGAAGAGAAAGTTCCTTGATTGATTTTGATACTGATGATCCTCAACCTACTCCTTCAGTTGCTTCGGTCCCACAAACACACCAAATTCCCCCTTCTGCTGTTCCTGTTTCGTTAAATGACAATTGGGCAAACTTTGATTCAACTCCAACTCCAGTGGTAACAAAGCCGATGCCTTCTTCTCAAGCTCCTTCAAGTGGTGCTAACTTGCTTGACATGCTTTCTGAGTTATCAGTTCCTGCATCTGGTAACAACCCACAAATGTCACTTTTTGACACAAGTCCTCCTCCTCCTGCTGCTGTTGCACCACCATCGGCGTTTGCCCCTGGCGGTGGTCCAGCGGCACCAACACCACCACTGTTTGATGCGTTTGGGAACTCTGGTGGTGGACCACAGTGGCAAAATGTGCAGCCTCAGCAAAACGTTATGCAGCCTCCTGCATTGTTTAATCAGGCTCCAACTCCAAGTGTAGATTCTCAAGTTACATCTAAACCTGCTGCTAAACAAGAATTACCTGCG GATTTATTTACTTCAAGTTACTCACCTTTTGGTGGACAGGGACAGGGTGCTCAAGGGTGGTACCCTGCTCCACAATATGGGATGGGATTCAACATGCAATATAATGTTCCAATG cagcagcagcacaTGCCACCAGCATTTGGGCAGCCGCCAAGATCAGCAAATCCATTTGATGTGAATGAATCAGCTCCAACA ATGTTCCCTTCAATGGCTCCATTGCAAAATGCGTTACCAAACATGGGACCTCCTCCATCAGGCATACAGCAAGCATGGATGCCCAATCAACCTCCTCATCCTTTAGCAACGCCACCATATGGATCATCAATGCCTTCTG GCCCATTCATGGGACAACCACCTCCAAACATCCCGTCTCAACCTCAATCTCAATCCag GGGGCAAGTAGGAAATTTTGGATACGACCTCACTTCTTTGGGTTCCATGAATAATCCCAATCAACAACAACAAAGTGGATTATACACacaaacaacaacaccaacaccaaACACCTTCTCTTCTAACCCATTTGGATGA
- the LOC111883927 gene encoding probable ADP-ribosylation factor GTPase-activating protein AGD14 isoform X5 — protein MGSRLKEDERNERTIRNLLKLPENRRCINCNSLGPQYVCTSFWTFICTTCSGIHREFTHRVKSVSMAKFTTQEVSALQGGGNASAKEIYFKEWDAQRQSFPDSSNVERLRDFIKHVYVDRRYSGERSFDKPPRAKMGETTEDTYQGGSRSPPYENERRYSDRPSPGGRSDTSSRNSYDERRSPEYNNQSQDFKKSSPARSDVVNDWRREDRFSKTPDIGRSPDRQKDISSPPLVRPVREILGESVSPLRVIEPPPKTNGGSTSLQPQRTASSSSLASSNGNPPVTELRRESSLIDFDTDDPQPTPSVASVPQTHQIPPSAVPVSLNDNWANFDSTPTPVVTKPMPSSQAPSSGANLLDMLSELSVPASGNNPQMSLFDTSPPPPAAVAPPSAFAPGGGPAAPTPPLFDAFGNSGGGPQWQNVQPQQNVMQPPALFNQAPTPSVDSQVTSKPAAKQELPADLFTSSYSPFGGQGQGAQGWYPAPQYGMGFNMQYNVPMQQHMPPAFGQPPRSANPFDVNESAPTMFPSMAPLQNALPNMGPPPSGIQQAWMPNQPPHPLATPPYGSSMPSGPFMGQPPPNIPSQPQSQSRGQVGNFGYDLTSLGSMNNPNQQQQSGLYTQTTTPTPNTFSSNPFG, from the exons ATGGGAAGTCGGCTGAAGGAGGATGAGAGGAATGAGAGAACTATACGGAATCTATTGAAACTTCCTGAGAATCGGAGGTGTATTAACTGCAATAGTCTG ggacctcaatatgTGTGCACAAGCTTCTGGACATTTATTTGCACAACTTGCAGTGGCATACA CCGTGAGTTCACTCACAGGGTAAAATCTGTGTCAATGGCCAAATTTACTACTCAAGAAGTTAGTGCTCTTCAAGGAGGAGGAAATGCG AGTGCCAAGGAAATATATTTCAAAGAATGGGATGCTCAACGACAATCCTTCCCCGATAGCAG TAATGTTGAGAGACTTCGGGACTTTATCAAACATGTTTATGTGGATAGAAGATACTCGGGTGAGAGAAGCTTTGACAAGCCTCCTAGAGCAAAAATG GGGGAAACAACAGAAGACACGTACCAAGGTGGATCGAGAAGCCCGCCGTATGAAAATGAGCGGCGTTACAGCGACCGCCCTAGTCCCGGTGGAAGAAGCGACACGAGCTCCAGAAACAGTTATGATGAAAGACGCAGTCCGGAATACAACAACCAAAGCCAAGATTTCAAAAAAAGTAGCCCTGCGCGTAGTGATGTTGTGAATGACTGGCGTCGAGAAGATAGATTTTCAAAAACTCCAGACATAGGCCGCTCCCCTGATCGCCAAAAAGACATTTCTAGCCCTCCGTTAGTTAGACCTGTTAGAGAGATACTCGGAGAAAGTGTCTCCCCTTTAAGAGTCATTGAACCTCCTCCCAAAACCAATGGTGGTTCAACTTCTTTACAACCACAGAGAACTGCGTCTTCTAGTAGCTTGGCGTCTTCTAATGGGAATCCTCCTGTAACTGAACTAAGAAGAGAAAGTTCCTTGATTGATTTTGATACTGATGATCCTCAACCTACTCCTTCAGTTGCTTCGGTCCCACAAACACACCAAATTCCCCCTTCTGCTGTTCCTGTTTCGTTAAATGACAATTGGGCAAACTTTGATTCAACTCCAACTCCAGTGGTAACAAAGCCGATGCCTTCTTCTCAAGCTCCTTCAAGTGGTGCTAACTTGCTTGACATGCTTTCTGAGTTATCAGTTCCTGCATCTGGTAACAACCCACAAATGTCACTTTTTGACACAAGTCCTCCTCCTCCTGCTGCTGTTGCACCACCATCGGCGTTTGCCCCTGGCGGTGGTCCAGCGGCACCAACACCACCACTGTTTGATGCGTTTGGGAACTCTGGTGGTGGACCACAGTGGCAAAATGTGCAGCCTCAGCAAAACGTTATGCAGCCTCCTGCATTGTTTAATCAGGCTCCAACTCCAAGTGTAGATTCTCAAGTTACATCTAAACCTGCTGCTAAACAAGAATTACCTGCG GATTTATTTACTTCAAGTTACTCACCTTTTGGTGGACAGGGACAGGGTGCTCAAGGGTGGTACCCTGCTCCACAATATGGGATGGGATTCAACATGCAATATAATGTTCCAATG cagcagcacaTGCCACCAGCATTTGGGCAGCCGCCAAGATCAGCAAATCCATTTGATGTGAATGAATCAGCTCCAACA ATGTTCCCTTCAATGGCTCCATTGCAAAATGCGTTACCAAACATGGGACCTCCTCCATCAGGCATACAGCAAGCATGGATGCCCAATCAACCTCCTCATCCTTTAGCAACGCCACCATATGGATCATCAATGCCTTCTG GCCCATTCATGGGACAACCACCTCCAAACATCCCGTCTCAACCTCAATCTCAATCCag GGGGCAAGTAGGAAATTTTGGATACGACCTCACTTCTTTGGGTTCCATGAATAATCCCAATCAACAACAACAAAGTGGATTATACACacaaacaacaacaccaacaccaaACACCTTCTCTTCTAACCCATTTGGATGA